Proteins encoded in a region of the Triticum dicoccoides isolate Atlit2015 ecotype Zavitan chromosome 3A, WEW_v2.0, whole genome shotgun sequence genome:
- the LOC119267051 gene encoding uncharacterized protein LOC119267051 yields MPAGIIGTMVTGGDGSKLPDLRDVLSFSFKFMKQDKKEGSSNASPQNDLLLSQVNYLRDQLQALSREAQCPQIINVNGGPGAGAYGLTFIAVGAIGYLYIRWKGWKISDMMFVTKRGLADACNVVGKQLDQVSESVHASKKHLAGRIDRVDCSLDECHEIIEATGKEVTVIHGDLSAFQEEIQSVHHVVRTLETKLGRLAYTQDHTTRGIHELCEFTKRLDRSPKADTLKVTASTPLPAIESSEGITRTASLPSGSEPVSPVAQSPRADPPKVLRSSTAISASGLSMLAGTTAIPKRAVINRATSMKEGVPTPEAPKDTSSTAATLKRPVSSSSRFGFLRGFAS; encoded by the exons ATGCCTGCAGGGATCATCGGAACCATGGTCACCGGCGGCGACGGCAGCAAGCTTCCGGACCTCAGGGACGTGCTCTCCTTCTCCTTCAAG TTCATGAAGCAGGACAAGAAGGAAGGCTCGTCCAACGCCTCGCCGCAGAACGACCTCTTGTTGTCTCAG GTCAACTATCTCAGGGATCAGCTCCAAGCATTGTCCCGTGAGGCTCAATGCCCGCAGATTATCAACGTCAATGGTGGACCAG GCGCTGGTGCTTATGGTTTAACTTTTATTGCTGTTGGAGCCATTGGCTATTTATACATAAGATGGAAG GGATGGAAAATTTCTGATATGATGTTTGTCACCAAGCGTGGCTTGGCTGATGCCTGCAACGTAGTTGGCAAACAATTGGATCAGGTTTCGGAAAGTGTTCAT GCTTCAAAAAAGCATTTGGCTGGAAGGATCGACCGAGTCGATTGTAGTCTAGATGAATGCCACGAAATTATTGAAGCCACAGGGAAAGAG GTTACAGTAATACATGGAGATCTAAGTGCCTTTCAGGAGGAAATACAATCAGTTCACCATGTTGTCCGCACTCTG GAGACAAAGCTTGGACGCCTTGCATATACTCAA GATCACACAACACGAGGAATACATGAGTTATGTGAGTTCACTAAAAGATTGGATCGGAGTCCGAAAGCCGATACTCTTAAG GTCACAGCATCAACTCCTCTCCCTGCAATCGAGTCTTCAGAAGGAATTACTAGG ACTGCTTCGTTGCCGTCAGGTTCAGAACCCGTGTCTCCTGTAGCTCAATCACCTAGAGCAGATCCACCTAAG GTTCTGCGTTCGTCTACAGCCATATCAGCATCAGGACTGAGTATGCTAGCTGGAACTACAGCAATACCTAAAAGG GCTGTGATCAACCGGGCAACTTCGATGAAGGAAGGAGTGCCGACCCCCGAGGCGCCAAAGGACACTTCAAGCACAGCAGCAACACTCAAGAGACCTGTTTCGAGTTCGAGCCGGTTCGGTTTCCTGCGGGGTTTCGCCAGCTGA